The proteins below are encoded in one region of Pseudomonas putida NBRC 14164:
- a CDS encoding MFS transporter yields MTQDSKLLRAALIFIACTSFIVCGVQPIFMGLVTEQLSLSLDQQGWVVSVEMIGMTLGTLLCPVLMKRHGGRSLCLIVGALCVALSIATAFATTNTLLLIVRLAAGTCAGLVYAYAVSTLGRLPNQDRSFGLMLLLQTPEYSLFSAALPLLAAQSGTVTALCAFGLWYLLICGASLALPRRPAALLASGEASPAQGGSARTGRTALVGMLFMQIAIYCVWGFIDQLARDQGISGVDIGWAFGLSALGGLPGAGLPSLLGARVNRQLMIAVGLVAVFISIAMLTGHTRTPMQLFIALLLINFGWVLSLSYYMALITTNDPTGKLTPLVSITLMGAAAVTPALIAMLVEGSNQQLIFLLGTGALVIAFAVTCLGAGAKPARQGSVHDSTV; encoded by the coding sequence ATGACGCAAGATTCCAAGCTGCTGCGTGCCGCGCTGATTTTCATCGCCTGTACTTCCTTCATCGTCTGTGGCGTACAACCCATCTTCATGGGGTTGGTCACGGAGCAACTGAGCCTGTCACTCGATCAGCAGGGCTGGGTGGTGTCGGTCGAGATGATCGGCATGACCCTGGGTACCTTGCTTTGCCCGGTGCTGATGAAGCGCCACGGCGGGCGCAGCCTGTGCCTGATCGTGGGCGCACTGTGCGTGGCCTTGAGCATCGCGACCGCCTTTGCCACCACCAACACCCTGCTACTGATCGTGCGCCTGGCGGCCGGCACCTGTGCGGGACTGGTGTATGCCTATGCGGTGTCCACGCTGGGCCGCTTGCCCAACCAGGACCGTTCGTTCGGGTTGATGCTGTTGCTGCAAACCCCAGAGTACTCGCTGTTTTCCGCAGCGTTGCCGCTGCTGGCCGCGCAGAGTGGCACGGTGACCGCCTTGTGCGCGTTTGGCCTGTGGTACTTGCTGATCTGCGGCGCCAGCCTGGCGCTGCCGCGTCGCCCGGCGGCGTTGCTGGCCAGTGGCGAAGCCTCGCCTGCCCAGGGTGGTTCGGCGCGCACGGGGCGCACTGCGTTGGTGGGCATGCTCTTCATGCAGATCGCCATCTACTGCGTATGGGGCTTCATTGACCAGTTGGCGCGAGACCAGGGCATCAGCGGCGTCGATATCGGCTGGGCGTTCGGCCTGTCGGCCCTCGGTGGTTTGCCGGGGGCGGGGCTGCCTAGCCTGCTGGGTGCGCGGGTCAATCGCCAATTGATGATCGCCGTAGGGCTGGTGGCGGTGTTCATTTCCATCGCCATGCTCACCGGCCATACCCGCACGCCAATGCAGCTGTTCATAGCGTTGTTGCTGATCAACTTTGGCTGGGTGCTGTCGTTGTCGTACTACATGGCGCTGATCACCACCAACGACCCGACCGGCAAGCTGACGCCTTTGGTCAGCATTACCTTGATGGGGGCTGCAGCAGTGACGCCGGCACTGATTGCCATGCTGGTGGAGGGCTCCAACCAGCAGCTGATTTTCCTGTTGGGTACCGGGGCATTGGTGATTGCCTTTGCAGTTACCTGCCTGGGCGCTGGGGCCAAGCCTGCCAGGCAAGGAAGTGTGCATGATTCGACGGTTTAG
- a CDS encoding TetR family transcriptional regulator: MQTRKTGVRAQQADRTRDNILKAAVKVFSKEGFTGGRIEQISTLAKSNDRMIYYYFGSKEKLFISVLEHIYASFNRAEAKLRIDLGDPEQALRELVAFIWDYYVRHPEFVTILATENLHQGQHARKSQNLKALSGEAVGVLRPIIEAGQAKGLFRDDIDITHAYLMIASLCYFYNSNRHTLSSFLAVDLADKQAKADWLVFISDLALRGLRR, encoded by the coding sequence ATGCAAACTCGCAAAACCGGTGTTCGTGCCCAACAGGCCGACCGCACCCGGGACAACATTCTCAAGGCTGCGGTGAAGGTCTTCAGCAAGGAAGGCTTCACCGGTGGGCGTATCGAGCAGATCTCCACGCTGGCCAAGTCCAACGACCGGATGATCTATTACTACTTCGGCAGCAAGGAAAAGCTGTTCATCAGCGTGCTGGAGCATATCTACGCCAGCTTCAACCGGGCCGAAGCCAAGCTGCGCATCGACCTAGGCGACCCGGAACAGGCCCTGCGTGAGCTGGTGGCGTTCATCTGGGACTACTACGTGCGCCACCCCGAATTCGTCACCATCCTCGCCACCGAAAACCTTCACCAGGGCCAGCACGCGCGCAAGTCGCAGAACCTTAAGGCGCTGTCCGGCGAAGCGGTCGGCGTGCTGCGGCCGATCATTGAAGCAGGCCAGGCCAAGGGCCTGTTCCGCGACGACATCGACATCACCCACGCCTACCTGATGATTGCCTCGCTCTGCTATTTCTATAATTCCAACCGCCACACCCTCAGCTCGTTTCTGGCCGTAGACCTGGCCGACAAGCAGGCCAAGGCCGACTGGCTGGTGTTTATCAGCGACCTTGCCCTGCGCGGCCTGCGCCGCTGA
- a CDS encoding molybdopterin cofactor-binding domain-containing protein → MNHSQQVPSRDQLLAKTGVLLIVDQITPPSGPVAKGVTPVVKARELALFIAVSDDGMVYAFNGHVDLGTGIRTSLAQIVAEELDLRMDQVHMVLGDTERAPNQGATIASATLQISAVPLRKAAATARRHLLQQAAHRLGCTPEVLRIEDGAVIASDGSTLRFAELVQGENHQLHIADDAPLKAIDDYRLVGRSAARVDIPGKATGELTYVHDMRLPDMLHGRVIRPPYAGHDSGDFVGNSLLAVDESSIAHLPGVVAVVVIRDFVGVVAEREEQAIRAAQALKISWKPFTGKLPDLSDVAQAIRDNPRVQRTVLDQGDVDGGIANATQRLSRSYLWPYQLHASIGPSCALADFTDGPIRVWSGTQNPHLLRADLAWLLECTEERIEIIRMEAAGCYGRNCADDVCADAVLLSRAVQRPVRVQLTREQEHVWEPKGTAQLMEIDGGLNADGSVAAYDFQTSYPSNGAPTLALLLTGAVEPVPALFEMGDRTSIPPYDYEHMRVTINDMTPLVRASWMRGVSAMPNSFAHESYIDELAFAAGVDPVEYRLRHLSDPRAIDLVKATADRAEWQPHTRPMQAQAEGDVLRGRGFAYARYIHSKFPGFGAAWAAWVADVAVDRRTGEVAVTRVVIGHDAGMMVNPEGVRHQIHGNVIQSTSRVLKEQVSFEESTVASKEWGGYPILTFPELPAIDVMMLPRQHEAPMGSGESASVPSAAAIANAIFDATGIRFRELPITAERVRAALDGQGQGPEAPAPAQPTTKRSKWWFGSLAGVFGAALGVLATALPWRAEIAPVTPPGPGSWSAAMLERGRQVAAAGDCAVCHTVSGGKVNTGGLAMETPFGTLYSTNITPDPETGIGRWSFAAFERAMREGISRDGRHLYPAFPYTSFRNINDADMQALYAYLMSQTPVRQEAPANQMRFPFNQRPLMAGWNALFLQRGEYQPDPQRSAQWNRGAYLVDGLGHCTACHSPRNLMGAEKGGSSYLAGGMVDGWEAPALNALGKSSTPWSEDELFSYLSTGFSEKHGVAAGPMGPVVSELATLPKSDVRAIAHYLGSLDGEPQAVAAKAAPQVDTQVSLSNGERVFKGACMACHSDGLGPKLFGVSPSMAVNSNVHSALPDNLLRVVLHGIATPATRDLGYMPGFKDSLSDRQVADLAAYLRQRFAADKPAWQGLAAKAAQVRANPGSH, encoded by the coding sequence ATGAACCACTCACAACAGGTGCCCAGCCGCGACCAGCTGCTGGCCAAGACTGGCGTGTTGCTGATCGTCGACCAGATCACCCCACCCTCGGGCCCCGTGGCCAAGGGTGTGACGCCTGTGGTCAAGGCGCGCGAGCTGGCGCTGTTCATCGCTGTCAGCGACGACGGCATGGTCTACGCCTTCAACGGCCACGTCGACCTGGGCACCGGCATTCGCACCTCGCTGGCGCAAATCGTCGCCGAAGAGCTGGACCTGCGCATGGACCAGGTGCACATGGTGCTGGGCGACACCGAGCGGGCACCCAACCAGGGCGCGACCATCGCCAGCGCCACCCTGCAGATTTCCGCCGTGCCCCTGCGCAAGGCAGCCGCCACCGCGCGGCGCCACCTGTTGCAGCAGGCCGCGCATCGCCTTGGCTGCACGCCCGAAGTGCTACGCATCGAAGACGGCGCGGTCATCGCCAGCGATGGCAGCACGCTGCGTTTTGCCGAACTGGTACAGGGCGAAAACCACCAGCTGCACATTGCCGACGATGCCCCGCTCAAGGCCATCGACGACTACCGCCTGGTCGGCCGCAGCGCTGCACGGGTAGACATTCCCGGCAAGGCCACCGGCGAGCTGACCTACGTGCATGACATGCGCCTGCCCGACATGCTTCACGGCCGGGTGATCCGCCCGCCCTACGCCGGTCATGACAGCGGCGACTTCGTCGGCAACAGCCTGCTGGCAGTAGATGAATCGTCCATCGCCCATTTGCCCGGCGTGGTGGCCGTGGTCGTCATCCGCGACTTTGTCGGCGTGGTGGCCGAGCGCGAAGAACAAGCGATCCGCGCGGCCCAGGCGCTGAAAATCAGCTGGAAGCCATTCACAGGCAAGCTGCCCGACCTCAGCGATGTCGCCCAGGCCATCCGCGACAACCCGCGGGTACAGCGCACCGTGCTGGACCAGGGCGATGTCGACGGCGGCATCGCCAATGCCACTCAGCGCCTGAGCCGCAGCTACCTGTGGCCGTACCAGCTGCACGCATCGATCGGCCCCTCGTGCGCGCTGGCCGACTTCACCGATGGGCCGATCCGCGTGTGGTCTGGCACGCAGAACCCGCACCTGCTGCGCGCCGACCTCGCCTGGCTGCTGGAGTGCACAGAGGAGCGCATCGAGATCATCCGCATGGAGGCCGCCGGTTGCTACGGCCGCAACTGTGCCGATGACGTGTGCGCCGATGCGGTGCTGCTGTCGCGCGCGGTACAGCGCCCGGTGCGGGTGCAGCTGACCCGCGAGCAGGAGCATGTGTGGGAGCCCAAGGGCACCGCGCAGCTGATGGAAATCGACGGCGGCCTGAACGCCGACGGCAGCGTGGCCGCCTACGACTTCCAGACCAGCTACCCGTCCAATGGCGCACCTACCCTGGCCCTGCTGTTGACCGGCGCCGTGGAGCCAGTGCCGGCCCTGTTCGAGATGGGCGACCGCACGTCGATCCCGCCCTATGACTACGAACACATGCGCGTCACCATCAACGACATGACGCCACTGGTACGTGCCTCGTGGATGCGTGGCGTGTCGGCCATGCCCAACAGCTTCGCCCACGAGTCGTACATCGATGAGCTGGCCTTTGCCGCTGGCGTTGACCCGGTCGAATACCGCCTCAGGCACCTGTCCGACCCGCGCGCCATCGACCTGGTCAAGGCCACCGCCGACCGCGCCGAATGGCAGCCGCATACCCGGCCCATGCAGGCGCAGGCCGAAGGCGATGTGCTGCGCGGCAGGGGCTTTGCCTATGCACGCTACATCCACAGCAAATTCCCCGGTTTTGGCGCGGCGTGGGCGGCATGGGTGGCCGATGTCGCGGTGGACCGGCGCACCGGTGAAGTGGCCGTCACCCGCGTGGTGATCGGCCACGATGCCGGGATGATGGTCAACCCCGAGGGCGTGCGCCACCAGATCCACGGTAACGTCATCCAGTCCACCAGCCGGGTGCTCAAGGAACAGGTCAGCTTCGAAGAGTCGACCGTGGCCAGCAAGGAATGGGGCGGCTACCCGATCCTGACCTTCCCCGAGCTGCCGGCCATCGACGTGATGATGCTGCCGCGTCAGCACGAAGCGCCGATGGGCAGCGGCGAGTCGGCCTCGGTACCGAGCGCGGCAGCCATCGCCAATGCCATTTTCGACGCGACCGGCATTCGTTTTCGCGAGCTGCCGATCACGGCGGAACGGGTGCGTGCCGCCCTCGATGGCCAAGGTCAGGGCCCTGAAGCGCCCGCGCCAGCGCAGCCGACCACCAAGCGTTCGAAGTGGTGGTTCGGCTCGCTGGCCGGGGTATTCGGCGCTGCATTGGGCGTACTCGCCACAGCCCTGCCCTGGCGCGCTGAAATCGCCCCGGTCACCCCGCCAGGCCCTGGCAGCTGGAGCGCCGCGATGCTCGAGCGTGGGCGCCAGGTGGCGGCGGCCGGTGACTGCGCCGTGTGCCATACGGTCAGCGGCGGCAAGGTCAATACAGGCGGGCTGGCGATGGAAACACCATTCGGCACGTTGTACAGCACCAACATCACCCCGGACCCGGAAACCGGCATCGGCCGCTGGTCGTTCGCTGCCTTCGAGCGGGCCATGCGCGAAGGCATCAGCCGCGACGGTCGGCACCTGTACCCGGCGTTTCCCTATACCTCGTTTCGCAACATCAACGACGCCGACATGCAGGCGCTGTATGCCTACCTGATGTCGCAAACTCCGGTACGCCAGGAAGCACCCGCCAACCAGATGCGCTTCCCGTTCAACCAGCGGCCACTGATGGCCGGCTGGAATGCGCTGTTTCTGCAACGCGGCGAATACCAGCCCGACCCGCAGCGCAGTGCGCAGTGGAACCGCGGCGCCTACCTGGTCGACGGCCTGGGCCACTGCACCGCCTGCCACTCGCCTCGCAACCTGATGGGCGCGGAAAAAGGCGGCAGCAGCTACCTGGCGGGCGGCATGGTCGATGGCTGGGAAGCCCCGGCCCTGAATGCACTGGGCAAATCATCCACGCCGTGGAGCGAAGACGAGCTGTTCAGCTACCTGAGCACCGGGTTCTCCGAAAAGCACGGTGTGGCGGCCGGCCCAATGGGCCCGGTGGTCAGCGAACTGGCCACCCTGCCAAAGAGCGACGTGCGTGCCATTGCCCACTACCTAGGTTCACTCGACGGCGAGCCACAGGCAGTGGCCGCCAAGGCCGCGCCCCAGGTGGACACGCAAGTGTCGCTGAGCAACGGCGAGCGGGTATTCAAAGGCGCATGCATGGCCTGCCACAGCGATGGGCTGGGGCCGAAGCTGTTTGGCGTCAGCCCGTCGATGGCGGTCAACAGCAACGTCCACAGCGCCCTGCCGGACAACCTGCTGCGCGTGGTGCTGCACGGCATTGCCACCCCGGCCACCCGTGACCTGGGCTACATGCCCGGCTTCAAGGACAGCCTGTCGGACCGCCAGGTCGCCGACCTGGCAGCTTACCTGCGCCAGCGCTTCGCTGCCGACAAGCCGGCCTGGCAAGGCCTGGCGGCCAAGGCCGCGCAGGTGCGGGCCAACCCCGGCAGCCACTGA
- a CDS encoding (2Fe-2S)-binding protein has protein sequence MQTTISLRVNGQPVEVSAMPDTPLLLILRNDLCLNGPKYGCGLGECGACTVIIDGVAARSCVIPLAGAAGRDITTLEGLGSKAAPHPVQQAFIDEQAAQCGYCMNGMIMTTKALLDRIPDPSDEQIRQELSGNLCRCGTHVEILRAVRRAAETRRKA, from the coding sequence ATGCAAACAACCATCTCCCTGCGGGTCAACGGCCAGCCTGTCGAAGTCAGTGCCATGCCCGACACCCCGCTGCTGCTGATCCTGCGCAACGACCTGTGCCTGAACGGGCCCAAATACGGCTGCGGCCTGGGGGAATGCGGGGCGTGCACGGTGATCATCGACGGCGTGGCCGCACGCTCGTGCGTCATCCCCCTGGCCGGCGCTGCGGGCCGCGATATCACCACCCTCGAAGGGCTGGGCAGCAAGGCCGCGCCACACCCGGTGCAACAGGCGTTCATCGACGAACAGGCAGCACAGTGCGGCTACTGCATGAACGGCATGATCATGACCACCAAGGCCCTGCTCGACCGCATCCCCGACCCCAGCGACGAACAGATTCGCCAGGAACTGTCCGGCAACCTGTGCCGCTGCGGCACTCACGTCGAAATCCTGCGCGCCGTGCGCCGCGCCGCCGAGACCCGGAGAAAAGCATGA
- a CDS encoding MarR family winged helix-turn-helix transcriptional regulator — translation MPKKTTPSSAPLDTTPYDVTEQVGHLLRKAYQRHTAIFQQQACDPQLTSIQFVTLCALRDHGPSSQAELIKATAVDQATIRGIVERLKARELVQLSPDPGDRRKVIVELTDSGAALLDAMIPCARQISELSMGSLNAGERVAILYLLRKMIDSDENPG, via the coding sequence ATGCCAAAGAAAACCACCCCCAGCAGCGCCCCGCTAGACACCACACCCTATGACGTCACCGAACAAGTCGGCCACCTGCTGCGCAAGGCTTACCAGCGGCACACGGCAATCTTCCAGCAGCAGGCCTGCGACCCGCAGCTTACCTCGATCCAGTTCGTTACCCTGTGTGCCCTGCGCGACCACGGCCCCAGCTCCCAGGCCGAACTGATCAAGGCCACCGCGGTGGACCAGGCAACCATCCGCGGCATCGTCGAGCGCCTGAAGGCGCGCGAGCTGGTGCAGCTGTCACCAGACCCGGGCGACCGGCGCAAGGTCATTGTCGAACTCACCGACAGCGGCGCGGCATTGCTCGACGCAATGATCCCCTGCGCCCGGCAGATCAGCGAATTGAGCATGGGCAGCCTGAATGCCGGCGAACGCGTGGCCATTTTGTACCTGCTGCGCAAGATGATCGACAGCGACGAAAACCCCGGCTGA
- a CDS encoding 2,5-dihydroxypyridine 5,6-dioxygenase: MPVSNAQLTQMFEHVLKLSRVDETQSVAVLKSHYSDPRTVNAAMEAAQRLKAKVYAVELPAFNHPTAMGNDMTAYCGDTALTGNLAAQRALEAADLVVDTMMLLHSPEQEQILKTGTRILLAVEPPEVLARMLPSEDDKRRVLAAETLLKQARSMHVRSKAGSDFHAPLGQYPAVTEYGYADEPGRWDHWPSGFLFTWPNEDSAEGTLVLDVGDIILPFKNYCRERITLEIEKGFITGIHGGFEAEYLRDYMKYFNDPEVYGISHIGWGLQPRAQWTAMGLHDRNDGMCMDARAFYGNFLFSTGPNTEVGGKRKTPCHLDIPLRNCDIYLDDKAVVLAGDVVAPEESRAR, from the coding sequence ATGCCGGTGAGCAATGCACAACTGACCCAGATGTTCGAGCACGTACTGAAGCTGTCCCGCGTGGACGAGACGCAGAGCGTGGCCGTACTCAAGAGCCACTACTCCGACCCGCGCACGGTCAACGCCGCGATGGAGGCCGCGCAGCGCCTGAAGGCGAAGGTGTATGCGGTAGAGCTGCCAGCGTTCAACCACCCGACCGCCATGGGTAACGACATGACTGCCTACTGCGGCGACACCGCACTGACCGGCAACCTGGCAGCGCAGCGGGCGCTGGAAGCGGCCGACCTGGTCGTCGATACCATGATGCTGCTGCACTCGCCCGAGCAGGAGCAGATCCTCAAGACCGGCACGCGCATCCTGCTGGCGGTGGAGCCACCCGAAGTGCTGGCGCGCATGCTGCCGAGCGAAGACGACAAACGCCGGGTGCTGGCCGCCGAAACCTTGCTGAAACAGGCGCGCAGCATGCATGTGCGGTCCAAGGCCGGCAGCGACTTCCACGCCCCGCTTGGCCAGTACCCGGCCGTGACCGAATACGGCTATGCCGACGAACCAGGGCGCTGGGACCACTGGCCCAGCGGTTTCCTGTTCACCTGGCCGAACGAGGACAGTGCCGAGGGCACGCTGGTGCTGGATGTGGGCGACATCATCCTGCCGTTCAAGAACTACTGCCGCGAGCGCATCACCCTGGAGATTGAAAAAGGCTTTATCACCGGCATCCACGGCGGCTTCGAGGCCGAGTACCTGCGCGACTACATGAAGTACTTCAACGACCCCGAGGTGTACGGCATCTCACACATCGGCTGGGGCCTGCAACCGCGCGCGCAGTGGACGGCCATGGGCTTGCACGACCGCAACGACGGCATGTGCATGGACGCCCGCGCGTTCTACGGCAACTTCCTGTTCTCCACCGGCCCGAACACCGAGGTCGGCGGCAAGCGCAAGACCCCCTGCCACCTGGACATCCCGCTGCGCAACTGCGATATCTACCTGGATGACAAGGCCGTGGTGCTGGCCGGCGACGTGGTCGCACCAGAAGAATCACGGGCGCGATAG
- the nicC gene encoding 6-hydroxynicotinate 3-monooxygenase, protein MRGRQKIAIVGAGLGGAAAATLLQQAGFDVEVFEQAPEFTRLGAGIHIGPNVMKIFRRMGLEQKLELMGSHPDFWFSRDGSSGDYLARIPLGEFARREYGAAYITIHRGDLHALQIEAIKPGTVHFGKRLQKIVDEGEQVRLDFADGTHTVADIVIGADGIHSRIREELLGAEAPIYSGWVAHRALIRGVNLAQHADVFEPCVKWWSEDRHMMVYYTTGKRDEYYFVTGVPHAAWDFQGAYVDSSQEEMRAAFEGYHPTVQKLIDATESITKWPLRNRNPLPLWSRGRLVLLGDACHPMKPHMAQGACMAIEDAAMLTRCLQETGLSDHRTAFALYEANRKERASRVQAVSNANTFLYSQEDPAWVYGYDLYGQALKSGEAA, encoded by the coding sequence ATGCGTGGTAGGCAGAAAATCGCAATCGTCGGTGCGGGTCTGGGTGGGGCGGCCGCCGCCACGTTGCTGCAGCAGGCCGGGTTCGATGTCGAGGTGTTCGAGCAGGCGCCGGAGTTCACCCGCCTGGGGGCGGGCATCCATATTGGCCCTAACGTGATGAAGATCTTCCGCCGCATGGGGCTGGAGCAGAAGCTGGAACTGATGGGCTCGCACCCGGACTTCTGGTTCAGTCGCGATGGCAGTAGCGGTGACTACCTGGCGCGTATCCCGCTGGGCGAGTTTGCCCGCCGCGAGTATGGCGCGGCCTATATCACCATCCACCGTGGCGACCTGCACGCCCTGCAGATCGAGGCGATCAAGCCGGGTACCGTGCACTTTGGCAAGCGCCTGCAAAAGATCGTCGACGAAGGCGAACAGGTGCGCCTGGACTTTGCCGACGGCACCCACACCGTGGCCGACATCGTCATCGGTGCCGACGGCATCCATTCCAGGATTCGTGAAGAACTGCTGGGCGCTGAAGCGCCGATCTACAGCGGTTGGGTCGCCCACCGTGCGCTGATCCGCGGGGTAAACCTGGCGCAGCATGCCGATGTGTTCGAGCCCTGCGTCAAGTGGTGGTCCGAAGACCGCCACATGATGGTCTACTACACCACCGGCAAGCGCGACGAGTACTACTTCGTCACCGGCGTACCTCACGCGGCCTGGGACTTCCAGGGGGCTTACGTCGACAGCAGCCAGGAGGAAATGCGCGCTGCCTTCGAGGGCTACCACCCCACCGTGCAGAAGCTGATCGACGCCACCGAGTCGATCACCAAATGGCCGTTGCGCAACCGCAACCCGCTGCCGCTGTGGAGCCGTGGCCGCCTGGTGCTGCTGGGTGATGCCTGCCACCCGATGAAGCCACACATGGCCCAGGGCGCGTGCATGGCCATCGAGGATGCAGCCATGCTGACCCGCTGCCTGCAAGAAACCGGGCTGTCCGACCACCGCACCGCGTTCGCCCTGTACGAGGCCAATCGCAAGGAGCGGGCATCCCGGGTGCAGGCGGTATCCAACGCCAACACCTTCCTCTACAGCCAGGAGGACCCGGCCTGGGTCTACGGCTATGACCTGTACGGCCAGGCGCTGAAAAGCGGGGAGGCGGCATGA
- the nicD gene encoding N-formylmaleamate deformylase yields MSTFVAGGNVCANGIRQHYLRYGGKGHALILVPGITSPAITWGFVAERLGLYFDTYVLDVRGRGLSSSGPELDYGTDACAADIPAFAAALGLHSYHLVGHSMGARFAIRAAAQGAPGLQRLVLVDPPVSGPGRRAYPSKLPWYVDSIRQATVGMSGDDMRAFCATWSDEQLALRAEWLHTCYEPAIVRAFDDFHNVDIHQYLPAVRQPALLMVAGQGGVIEPRDIAEIRELKPDIQVAHVDNAGHMIPWDDLDGFFAAFGDFLDQPLV; encoded by the coding sequence ATGAGCACCTTCGTCGCCGGCGGCAACGTCTGCGCCAATGGCATCCGCCAGCATTACCTGCGCTATGGCGGCAAGGGCCATGCGCTGATCCTGGTGCCAGGCATCACCAGCCCGGCGATCACCTGGGGTTTCGTCGCCGAGCGCCTTGGGTTGTACTTCGACACCTACGTGCTGGATGTGCGCGGCCGCGGCTTGTCTTCAAGCGGCCCCGAACTGGACTACGGCACCGACGCCTGTGCTGCGGACATTCCGGCCTTTGCCGCAGCGCTGGGCCTGCACAGCTACCACTTGGTCGGGCACTCGATGGGCGCGCGCTTTGCCATTCGCGCGGCTGCCCAGGGAGCACCGGGGCTGCAGCGGCTGGTGCTGGTCGACCCGCCGGTGTCCGGGCCAGGCCGCCGTGCCTACCCGAGCAAGCTGCCGTGGTATGTGGATTCGATCCGCCAGGCCACGGTGGGCATGAGCGGCGACGACATGCGCGCATTCTGCGCCACCTGGAGCGACGAGCAGCTGGCGCTGCGGGCCGAATGGCTGCACACCTGTTACGAGCCGGCGATCGTGCGGGCGTTTGATGATTTTCACAACGTGGATATCCACCAATACCTGCCCGCGGTGCGCCAGCCGGCATTGCTGATGGTGGCCGGGCAAGGTGGGGTAATCGAGCCCCGTGACATCGCTGAAATACGCGAACTCAAGCCGGATATCCAGGTCGCGCATGTCGACAACGCCGGCCACATGATCCCATGGGACGACCTGGACGGCTTCTTCGCCGCCTTTGGCGACTTCCTCGACCAACCCCTTGTCTGA
- a CDS encoding maleate cis-trans isomerase family protein produces MTKLYRIGQIVPSSNTTMETEIPAMLNARQAIRPERFTFHSSRMRMKQVKKEELAAMDAESDRCAMELSDAKVDVLGYACLVAIMAMGLGYHRQSEKRLQQATADNDALAPVITSAGALVEALHVMKAKRIAIVAPYMKPLTELVVNYIREEGFEVQDWRALEIPDNLAVARHDPANLPGIVAGMNLEGVDVVVLSACVQMQSLPAVAKVEAQTGKPVVTAAIATTYAMLKALDLEPVVPGAGALLSGAY; encoded by the coding sequence ATGACCAAGCTATACCGCATCGGCCAGATCGTGCCGAGCTCGAACACCACGATGGAAACCGAAATCCCGGCAATGCTCAACGCGCGCCAGGCGATCCGTCCCGAGCGCTTCACCTTCCATTCCAGCCGCATGCGCATGAAGCAGGTGAAGAAGGAAGAGTTGGCCGCCATGGACGCCGAGTCCGACCGCTGCGCAATGGAGCTGTCCGACGCCAAGGTGGATGTGCTGGGCTACGCCTGCCTGGTGGCGATCATGGCCATGGGCCTGGGCTATCACCGGCAATCGGAAAAGCGCTTGCAGCAGGCCACCGCCGACAACGACGCGCTGGCACCGGTAATCACCAGCGCCGGGGCGTTAGTCGAGGCCTTGCATGTGATGAAGGCCAAGCGCATTGCCATCGTCGCGCCGTACATGAAGCCTTTGACCGAGCTGGTGGTGAACTACATCCGCGAGGAAGGCTTTGAGGTGCAGGACTGGCGCGCGCTGGAAATCCCCGACAACCTCGCCGTGGCCCGCCATGACCCGGCCAACCTGCCAGGCATCGTCGCCGGCATGAACCTTGAGGGGGTCGATGTGGTGGTGCTCTCGGCCTGCGTGCAGATGCAATCGCTGCCGGCCGTGGCCAAGGTTGAGGCGCAAACCGGCAAGCCGGTGGTGACCGCTGCCATCGCCACCACGTACGCCATGCTCAAGGCGCTGGACCTGGAGCCGGTCGTGCCGGGTGCCGGTGCCCTGCTGTCGGGCGCCTACTGA
- a CDS encoding N-carbamoylsarcosine amidohydrolase — protein sequence MSDAQSARDNYQGVWGQRIGFGRKPALLMIDFMQGYTTPGAPLYAPGVVAAVEQAAGLLALARDCGTLVVHTNIRYQPPHFADGGVWVRKAPVMKDMVEGNPLAAFCEAVAPQAGEVVLSKQYASAFFATSLAPLLHAQGVDTVVLAGCSTSGCIRASAVDAMQHGFRTIVVRECVGDRHNDPHEANLFDIDSKYGDVVTRQEAMQQLRHLAG from the coding sequence ATGAGCGACGCACAAAGCGCCCGTGACAACTACCAGGGCGTATGGGGCCAGCGCATCGGCTTTGGCCGCAAACCAGCCCTGTTGATGATCGACTTCATGCAGGGCTACACCACCCCCGGCGCACCGCTGTACGCCCCGGGCGTGGTCGCGGCGGTCGAGCAGGCTGCCGGCCTGCTGGCGCTGGCCCGCGACTGCGGTACCCTGGTGGTGCACACCAACATCCGCTACCAGCCGCCGCATTTTGCTGACGGCGGCGTGTGGGTGCGCAAGGCGCCGGTGATGAAGGACATGGTCGAAGGCAACCCGCTGGCGGCGTTCTGCGAGGCCGTTGCGCCACAGGCAGGGGAGGTGGTGCTGAGCAAGCAGTACGCCAGTGCCTTCTTCGCCACCAGCCTGGCCCCGCTGCTGCATGCTCAAGGCGTGGATACCGTGGTACTGGCTGGCTGCTCCACCAGTGGCTGCATCCGGGCCAGTGCGGTGGATGCCATGCAGCACGGGTTTCGAACCATCGTGGTGCGCGAGTGCGTCGGTGATCGCCACAACGACCCGCACGAAGCCAACCTGTTCGACATCGACAGCAAGTATGGCGATGTCGTCACCCGCCAGGAGGCGATGCAGCAACTCAGGCACCTGGCCGGCTGA